AGACTTCATTCCACCACCGACCCGCTCGTGCGCGcatccacgcgcctcgccgtgcagCACGCATGGCCCGCCGAAGCGGTGAGCCGCTCGACCGAGGGAAAAGCGCCGGAAAGGCACGCGGCATCCTCCGCCCGTGGACCGCTGGGGCTCCCTTGGCTGCGCCGTCCGCGTCTGCCTTTGGCACCACCCCGTACGCGGCGCAACCACCGGATCCGGAGTGATCGACCCGACTCATGCCAATATGCCGTGCATACCGTGGTCAGTCGCCATCCGGTTCCATCCCATGTTGCCACCGCTGGCCGCTGGGGAGGTCGCGGTTTATTGCCGCCAGGGCCGGCCGGTCGGCGGTTGCCGCTCGCCGCCCGTACACGAACCGTCCGGTGTCCGCGTCGCCATTGACGCTGCTGCCTCGCCTGCGCCTCCACCGATGGCATGTCCGTTTCTTCACTTACTCTGCGCGGTACGAGTGTCATTGGGAGGCGCGCTGGCCATCCAACCGACCTCACCCGATCACTTCGCCTCGACGATAGGTCGAACCGAAACTCATTTCTGGTGCATTCGAGGTTAACAAAAATGAAGTGTGATACAGGTAGGTATAACCAGAAGCACACTACGCGCTACCACCGTCGCTCTCGCGCACGGCCGCCGGGTCCAGGTCATGTGCCGGCATACAGATcagccgtcgccctcgccgctgcATGCCCCTACTTGGCGCCTTCTCCTGCATTTCCATGCAATCAATCAGCACGTCGTTCGTCCCACCTCCCACAGTCGCACGTCCAACACACACACGATGATCGAAAAACGGCAAATACAAATACATTATACACCTATCTATCACATGATTACCATGTACGTACAGTACAGATATCCAAATCGGCGTCTTCAATCAACTCAGGAAGGAGGGAATATCCAGCTCCGCAGCGCGGGATCATGCGCGTCATCCTCGCTAGTCCCACGAGCCACGAGGCCACGACCGAACGTTCGGCTTAGAAAACTGCATGCGTCCACGCGCATCACAGCTGTGTTGCCAAGGCGTGCGTCGCCGGGGGTAGACATCAATATGGTTTTCCCCATGCCGGCCGAGATCTTCGGTCTCTCGGTGCCGTACCGTGCGACCCGAAGATTATTCGAGCTCCGATGTAGTACTGTTCAGCGTCAGGGTTTAAGATGCGATCGCCAGCTGGCTACTTGTGCTTGCACCTTCGAAGAAACTGGGATGGAAATAATATATTCATGCATACAAGATGTGGATATGTGTGTGTATTTTTCATCAAGAAAGAAAGATGTTATGTATATGCTTCGTGTCTCTGACAGGTTTATGTATGATGGAACCTATGATTAGTGGGGTGCTTTAACTAACACGAGGGCGTGGTCCAAGAGCATGCCCTCATGCCCTGTCCCGGCAAATGATTCTTGGTTTCACAGTTAAATTTCCATCTATGatccatcaccaccatcatcatcgtctGGACCTTGAAAAAAGAAATGCTTCAGGTAGAAGCTAGAGAGATATAATATGATTTATCCGGAGATTTGGTCTAGCTAGGGACATTTGGATGCTCCCCGCAAAAAACAAAGGAGGGAAATTTGGATGCTGTTATAAATTTCATGAAAGGATTGCTAACTCTTGAGATGCTGGTGGAATATTTTTGGTCGGTGGAGCCTTATCTACTCCGATGCGCTGGCCAATTAATTTTGTTTTTTGAGTAACTTCTAGCCAATTAATCAGCCGGGTATCTCATCGGTTGGTACAGAGCATCATCACCTTGTTGAGCCCAACCGTGCAGGGAGCCTTGGACTCATCTTGTGTTTCTTTTAAACGGATGGACGCATCTTATTTTGTTTGTTGGGCGAACGATCTAGGTAATTTGGCTTGGGTATCAAACTTGATTGATCATTCTAGCCACTTCTGGAGTTTCATGAAGTATTGACCACCGTGATACtcttagtgaagaaaatacaaTTTGAATTCTTACTGTTCATCATTTTAAATATAGCTttggttttgtcatttttgtccaAAATACCACGTATGTTTTTTTTGAACCTTCACACACGAATATGTCATAGACTATGTATGTTAAAAGGAATCATATTTTTCTCTTGtatatttttaaaatttattaTTCATAACAGGCGCGTGGAatcatttttttttcgaaaagggggactccccggcctctgcatcagaacgatgcatacggccacatttataaataaataaagcagTTCAACAAGGTCTTGTTGTCTGAAAACAAATAATAGGCTGGATCACAAAGAGCCACAAAGCCAAAACAaaaggcccaaaagccacaaccggctggcataagaaagataggtaaactaatcgcctatcctgttacatgaccgccatccaaaccggttgaagatatcccgcgctaccatctcccaccggacagatccagtaaccaaacgctccctggcctccgtcggagtgagtaaggaccgcATACGGATTAGCGCCGTagcccggaataaaacctgcaaaaaatgaatagttgttgttctgttaaaagccaaatcatttctgcagttccaaattgcccataacaacgcacatgctcctacgcgaatttgtctagctgtttcggactctatcccaacaagccacgttccaaataacaaactgaccgaattcggaggagtaatgttaaaggcaatttgcaccgtGCGCCACAACACTctcgccaacgggcaatcaaagaaaagatgcttgatagtttcatcccgatcacagaaactacacctagtagatcctgtccagttgcgcttaaccaaattatcttttgttaagatgacttgtttatgtacaaaccacataaacactttgattttcaaaggaacCTTGACTtttcaaacatgtttggaactaggaataacaCTAGAGTTGATGACATCAATATACATCGACTTGACAGtgaactctccagacctagtaagcttccaacacaactgatcgggctgatgagtgagctgaacctccatcagtctactcaccagatgaagccatgcttcccaccgGTCGCCAAtaagcaccctcctaaactgaatattaaggggagtGGACTGCAAAATCGTTGCAACCAGAGCATCACGTCGCTGCACAATACGATACAGGGATGGATACTGAAGCGCCAACAGCGTTTCAcccagccaagtatcctcccagaagcgagtgttgttgccattaccgacaataaactttgttctattaaagaaagcagctttgactctcataagccccttccaaaacggcgagTCAGTCGGTCTCACTGTCGCCTGCGACAAAGTCTTAGAGTGGAGATACTTGctacggagaatctgcgcccaagttgcTACGGAACCATGTTTAATAAAGGGAAAACTTTattttttgccactctagcttttgcctaCTCTACTTATGCTACTATAGAACTTGACATATCAGTTTtaccactcttagtttttgacaatgcATCACAAATGCCATTATTCCGTGGCAAAATCAATaacttttcatttcacttttgccactgttagattttgacaatgtatcacaattgccattccatggcaaaagtgaaatgtcaaattctaaaGAGTGGCATAAGCGAAGTGGTcgaaaactagagtggcaaaaacaaagttttgcCTTTAATAAATCCGCGTCCCACCATCAACATTCTATCTTGCCGAAGGAAGATAACGAACACTTGCTCTAAACTTATCCCAACACTGATATTTTCTCCTTTATTCTTAAGAAAACGCTATTCTTACGTAAAACTCTTACGAAATCAGTACATACTAGGACTAGCTCATTTAAGTTAACAAATGCTCCGTTGGTTTTAGCTAACTGCCGTCCATGTGAACTGGTACGTAAACATTACGTAAAGTGATTACTTAGGAATAGCATCACTCTATTTTTTTTCACATATTGATTCTGCATGAGAATCTGAAACTGATTTTGGACAACCAAACTTTGAATTCGGACAAATTTTGCACATAATACAAACACAATTTACTAGAAGAATGCAAGCAGCAACAACATTTTAGTTGTCAGGTCCTTCCATTTTTTTACAACTTTTGCCCTTTTTCAGCATGCGAAGGGCTAGAAAACCGTCGCGTGTGCGATGGCGCGATTGGCCACGAGGCTGGTGGTGCCGTACACGGGCAGCTCGTCGCCGTTGGCCCCGCCAAGGCTCTCCAGCTCGAAGAGATCGGAGCTGGAGTCGCTCCCCTCGTcgtcctcctcgagctccccgaggCTCCGCACCAGCTCCTCGACCCTGCGCCGCACCGCCGACGCCTCGGCGTCCGAGCAGAACCTCACGCACCTCCTCTCCGCCATGCCCGCGTCCGTCGCGGCCGACACGCACGATGGCTGCGGTAGCTCCGGCAACTTCTGCGGAGGCGGGGCGCGTGTCGGAGTCCTGGGCTTCCTCGGGAGGCGGCCGGAGGTGAACAGCGCCTTGAGGACGCACGCGAACGtccccggcgacggcggcggcggcccgggcgAAGACGGCGCGGCGTCTCTTGGCCGGTGCCTCGCCACAGGAAAACACGGCCTGCCCTTCTTCTTCGCCTTCTCGCCGGGCGGCGTCACTGGCACGGCCACGTCCGCGCTGTCCGGGGCGAGGAACTCCTCCAGCTGGCGCCGCGGCGGGGGCGGGCTGCGCCGGCGGCACGTGGACTCGGTGTCGGTGGTCGAGGCGGACGAGCAGGAGAAGCTGTAGCTGGAGGTGGAATCCGACGACGAGGTGGCGGACGACGCGTACCCCGAGTGGCGCGGGCGAACCGCCGGGCCCGGCTCGCGCCGGCGCCtgtccgcgcccgcgcccgcgccctgctTCGGCTTGCCCGCCCACCAGAactgcggcggcgccggcgccagAGGCTTCTCCTCCGACCGCCGCGCGGCGTCGCCGTCGACGCTGCCGTCGTCGAGGGAGCGGTAGATGGTGTCGAGGAGCGAGGCCGAGAAGGACGCGCCGGAGCCGGACGCGCGCCCGCGCTCCGCCCGCGCCCGGCGCGGCGGCGCGAGCGGGGGCGGGTGCGCGTTCTTGCCGTGGCCACGGCTCCTCTCCATGCCAATTGGTTTGCGGCGGGAGCGGGGAAGAAGAGGATACGAAGCGTGGGAGTGGGATCGGTGAGGGCGAGACGTGTGCGCGCGGTGAGGGTTTATATAGGGTCGgtgcgtgcgcgcgtgcgtgccgGGGAGTGGTGGCGTTGCGGCGGTGGCATGTGCCTTTCCTTTCCATGGATCTCTCGCGCTCCGTCGTCACCAACCCGGTAAAAAAAAACCCGGTTCGGGCGCGGTGAATTATCAAGGTCCCGGCAGTCCCCTTCCCCGCGCCGCACGTCCGTGCGTGGTGGCCGGCTGCGCTCCTGTGCATGGCGTCGTGCATTATTTGCGCGCCGGCGGACGGACGGCTGAACGGCGCATGGATCACTGAGTGGAGTGGGCCGCTGCTCATGCTCAACGGTGACCCCTGACCAGGCGAGGCCAGCCTGGGCGACTCTTTGTCTTCGCCTGACAAGTTGCGCAGGCCCGACCTTTGGCCGGCTGGCCTGATGTGAGTCTGGTCATCCAGCAAGCTACTGTATCGATAATACAGGTCGCTTCAGCCTCTGACGGGGATACTATTGTGGTGTTCTCCACGAAATGATCTGCTCATGTTTACCTTTCAGACGAGTACCTTCAATTCATGTTATTTCCCATTTTGTCGAATCCTTTTTTGCCATCGTTTGCTTCCCTTCGTGCTACCTCCTTCACCACACATTTGATCAAGACCTAATCCATGGGATTATTCCGGTTACCGGGTTCAATTTGGTCATATACACAGATCTGTGATTGGCTGGCTATTTGGGGTGTGGCCAAAGGTGTCAATTGTTCACGGAGGGTCAGAGCTTACTACgttttcccccgcaaaaaaaaagagcttactacgtttttttttttttgcgaaaatggAGCTTACTACGCTCCAAAGATCCTTGCAACATTCACCGAGATGTAAAATGATCCACCGATCGTGTTTGTATTTTCTTCTATTTTGTGCAAAGCTCGTCTCTATTTAGCTTAGGAAAAAAATATGCAGGGCTTTCTCCTTTTTAATAGAACAAACTGACCTTGATAAATGAAACAAATTAGATCACACCGACAGAAACAAGAACAAATAAAATCATAGGTAAAGCTGAAAGTTACATGAAGGAATTTtaaagagtcaattacaccacaGGTGTCTAAACTTGGCATAAAAAGTCAGTTTAGTGCTGAAACTTGTGGCATACGTTTGATCTGGTTACAAAACTTGGCTTGATCGTTCATATACGGTCAGAATCGCGTTTGGATATGAATAGAGGGTAGGGCTGACTGGGATCGCCAGCGTGGCGAcgggcccattgtcagtggctgCAAGGCACGGGCGGAGGCGTGTGGCCTGGGtgtttgcagaaaaccccctggaAGCTTTATTTTTGTCACAAAAAGCCCCACGATCTGAATTCTGTCTGTCCAAAATCGCTAACCCGCGATCCCCAATTCCATAGCAGAGTGGCGGCTCTTCCCTTGGTTCAGCAGAGCGGCTGCACGCCGGCGGCGGCGGCNNNNNNNNNNNNNNNNNNNNNNNNNNNNNNNNNNNNNNNNNNNNNNNNNNNNNNNNNNNNNNNNNNNNNNNNNNNNNNNNNNNNNNNNNNNNNNNNNNNNNNNNNNNNNNNNNNNNNNNNNNNNNNNNNNNNNNNNNNNNNNNNNNNNNNNNNNNNNNNNNNNNNNNNNNNNNNNNNNNNNNNNNNNNNNNNNNNNNNNNNNNNNNNNNNNNNNNNNNNNNNNNNNNNNNNNNNNNNNNNNNNNNNNNNNNNNNNNNNNNNNNNNNNNNNNNNNNNNNNNNNNNNNNNNNNNNNNNNNNNNNNNNNNNNNNNNNNNNNNNNNNNNNNNNNNNNNNNNNNNNNNNNNNNNNNNNNNNNNNNNNNNNNNNNNNNNNNNNNNNNNNNNNNGGCCCCGCGGCCCAGCGGCGCGGCAGCGGCGCACAGCGGCCCAGCGGTGGCACAGCGGGGCGCCACAGCAtgccctctatctctctctctctctctatccgccACCTCTTTCTCCCCTGTTTATGTTAGGGTTTTAGTCAATGTGCTCGAATCGGTGAAAATCTTTAGATTGGTCTTGATTTCGTCACTGGATGCTTGCTAGATGCACTAACGTAAGAAGCCCCCTTTGCATTCATCCGTATGTGGGCTGTGTATAGGATTTCTCCCGGGTCTAAAAGGGCTCTGTTTTCGTGATCTAAAATATTCAGATTCTCTGAATAACTAACCCCCCATGTATAAGATTATTAGAACATGTTTGCTCCAGTGAAACCATTGGATGTGGTACAGCAGCTTCTATTTCTGATGAAATTGTACGTAACTGAATTTTCGACACTTGCTAACTGAATTTTCGACACTTGCTAACTGAATTTTTGACAGTTGATAACTGAATATTTGGACAACAGTAGATATTTGAAAGTTAGGAATTTTAAGCAGTAAGCAGTGTTAACTACAAATCCAGTAGTTAGTTCCATTATTTGTGACTGGACATGACAGAATCGTAATGGAATTTGACATTAATGTTAAATGAAGATGTGCATTCTCAACTAAATTTATTTTGGTTGTGAGAACTATAGATCCCTGCTTTTTTCTTTGCACTAAATTGCAGTTGCATGCTGTTTTTGGCACTATGAAGTGAACATGTCAGCTGTTGTAAGCATAATTAATTGAAGATGTGTATAGTTTACTGAATGTTTTTGCATTCTCTGCATTGTAGGTGATTTTGATGGGCGGTTCACggttgaaattcatcacaaaggaTTTTTCTATGGAGCTGACAACAACAGAAGCTACATTGACTATGAAGTTGATTGGTTTGATCACTGTGACTCTGACACTTGGTCCATACTGTGGATTGAAGACTTTGTGAAGCAGCTGGGCTATGACAGAGAAATAGGGCAGCATGTTGTATACTGGTGTCAGCCTAGTAGGACAGTTAAAGAAGGAATAAGAGAGATGAGTTGTGATGTTGATAGCCTTGCAATGATAGCAGCTAGTACAGTCCACAAGAATATGTTGCTGCTCATAGACCATGGAGAGACACCGAGCAGCCTTCTTAGAGATGATGTTACAGTTGATGGACTGCCCGAGTTGCCAAAGGTCATAACCCCAACAAAAGATGGCAAGGGCAAAGAACAAGCTAGCTCAGCTGAAGTGAGAAGTGACTCAACTAAAAGGAGAGCAAGGAGATTGTTTACTAAAGcaacatcttcaggatgtgcttctgaagaaatggaggaagaagatgaaaatGGTGCAGCAGGTTCAGACACAGATGAGGAATTCTATGACAGTGACTATGATATTATGGATGGGGATGATGATCTGTTTGAGGAACATGTTGACAAAGAGGTGGATGATCACAGAGAGAAGGTTTACACATGTGACTATGAAACAGAGCTAGTTGAAGATGCTCTAGATGATCCAACCATAATGTTATCCAAAGAAGAGAGGGACAAGCTCAAGTACAACTTCAAGGCTTTTAATCCAGAAACTGATTTGAATGCCCCTGTATTCAGATTAGGTATGGTGTTTGGTACTGTTGAGGAGCTCAGGCATGCTATTACCTCCTATAGCATCAGAAATAGGGTTCCAATCAAAAAGACCAGAAACACATCAACTACAGTAGAAGCAGTATGCATTGATGATTGCCCATGGTACTTGAAAGCagggatggacaataggatagatAGCTTTGTGGTCAAGA
This window of the Triticum aestivum cultivar Chinese Spring chromosome 5D, IWGSC CS RefSeq v2.1, whole genome shotgun sequence genome carries:
- the LOC123124791 gene encoding protein BIG GRAIN 1-like, with product MERSRGHGKNAHPPPLAPPRRARAERGRASGSGASFSASLLDTIYRSLDDGSVDGDAARRSEEKPLAPAPPQFWWAGKPKQGAGAGADRRRREPGPAVRPRHSGYASSATSSSDSTSSYSFSCSSASTTDTESTCRRRSPPPPRRQLEEFLAPDSADVAVPVTPPGEKAKKKGRPCFPVARHRPRDAAPSSPGPPPPSPGTFACVLKALFTSGRLPRKPRTPTRAPPPQKLPELPQPSCVSAATDAGMAERRCVRFCSDAEASAVRRRVEELVRSLGELEEDDEGSDSSSDLFELESLGGANGDELPVYGTTSLVANRAIAHATVF